One region of Akkermansiaceae bacterium genomic DNA includes:
- a CDS encoding transglycosylase domain-containing protein has product MPKRNPSDSNRRRSSPGLLSLLIFWPFHLFNALTRPFGTPVRLLSRMVGYPLVAGLYGLGVLAVVYGFRASRYDLSRLHAMPERSIILDRQGQEIGRIHGEKRSIVPLKQVSEDFRKAILAREDERFHKHGAIDLIGIGRAVIMNLQGKRQGASTITQQLSSDIFQLKRGENGDRIKQLDRKFLEIGIAFRIEKRMKKDEILEAYINQINWGRQIKGIGEASRIYFEKHPSQLTLSESALLAGIVRGPDAYNPFKNMEASRRERDTTLDRMVAAKAITREQADTAKKDEISVRPMWRREHEESYAMDAIRNDLEIILEKENIELGGLTIVTTIDMRIQQRGEEALDKKLREVERYSGYPHRTRGAWRDLPEDKRLGKEPDYIQGAAVVVENRTGAILAVVGGRDADESRYNRATQALRQIGSLFKPFVYLAAFDEGLRPDTRISDGPLLPGEIKGGGNWRPANSDGKFGGMEPVSYGLIRSRNTMSIRVGNYAGIGKVKEFSRMVGFSTPMPENPASFLGAWEATPRQIASAYTIFPNDGVRYRTYLISEIKDKEGNVLYPNQPLSYQAASSGSAWSISKILNQVTSTGTAASVKKLGFDKPCGGKTGTTNDFKDAWFAGYTSSLTCAVWVGFDQPKKTIQGGYGGTLALPVWVDIMKTADRLGYKAGNLTTKVNLVDCRLCRLSSKRATAGCEEAGTAYNDSVPADIALPREDLCPIHPARAQIVREEDLNEPPAAPRARPVQDSPSPRPAQREEPPRRAVPVQEEPRIRRALPVEEERPALRAVPVEE; this is encoded by the coding sequence ATGCCAAAACGCAACCCGTCTGATTCGAACCGTCGCCGCAGCTCGCCGGGATTGCTCTCGCTGTTGATCTTCTGGCCTTTCCACCTGTTCAACGCGCTGACGCGGCCCTTCGGAACCCCCGTGCGGCTCCTGTCCCGGATGGTGGGGTATCCGCTGGTCGCCGGACTCTACGGCCTGGGCGTGCTGGCGGTGGTCTATGGCTTCCGCGCCTCCCGCTATGATCTTTCCAGACTGCATGCGATGCCGGAACGCTCGATCATCCTCGACCGCCAGGGTCAGGAAATCGGGCGGATCCACGGAGAAAAGCGCTCGATCGTCCCGCTGAAGCAGGTTTCGGAGGATTTCCGCAAGGCGATCCTCGCCCGGGAGGACGAGCGGTTCCACAAGCACGGCGCGATCGACCTCATCGGCATCGGCCGGGCGGTCATCATGAACCTGCAGGGCAAGCGGCAGGGCGCATCCACCATCACCCAGCAGCTTTCCTCCGACATCTTCCAACTGAAGCGGGGCGAAAACGGCGACCGGATCAAACAACTGGACCGGAAGTTCCTCGAGATCGGCATCGCCTTCCGCATCGAAAAGCGGATGAAAAAAGACGAGATCCTGGAAGCCTACATCAACCAGATCAACTGGGGGCGGCAGATCAAGGGCATCGGCGAGGCCTCCCGGATCTACTTCGAGAAGCACCCGTCGCAACTGACCCTGTCGGAATCCGCGCTGCTGGCAGGCATCGTCCGGGGGCCGGATGCCTACAATCCTTTCAAAAACATGGAAGCATCCCGGCGGGAGCGGGACACCACGCTGGACCGGATGGTGGCGGCGAAGGCGATCACCCGCGAACAGGCGGACACCGCCAAGAAGGACGAAATCTCCGTGCGCCCGATGTGGCGCCGGGAACATGAGGAATCCTACGCCATGGATGCCATCCGGAATGACCTGGAGATCATTCTGGAGAAGGAAAACATCGAGCTGGGGGGCCTGACCATCGTCACCACCATCGACATGCGCATCCAGCAGCGGGGTGAGGAGGCGCTGGACAAGAAACTGCGCGAGGTGGAGCGCTACTCCGGCTACCCGCACCGCACCCGCGGCGCGTGGCGCGACCTGCCGGAGGACAAGCGGCTGGGCAAGGAGCCGGACTACATCCAGGGCGCGGCGGTGGTGGTGGAGAACCGCACCGGGGCGATCCTGGCCGTGGTGGGCGGACGGGATGCGGATGAATCCCGCTACAACCGGGCGACGCAGGCGCTCCGCCAGATCGGCTCGCTTTTCAAACCCTTCGTCTATCTGGCCGCCTTCGACGAGGGCCTGCGGCCGGACACCCGCATCAGCGACGGACCGCTGCTACCCGGAGAGATCAAGGGCGGGGGCAACTGGCGTCCCGCGAACTCCGACGGGAAATTCGGCGGCATGGAGCCGGTTTCCTACGGCCTGATCCGCTCCCGGAACACCATGTCCATCCGCGTGGGGAACTACGCGGGCATCGGCAAGGTGAAGGAATTCAGCCGCATGGTGGGCTTCAGCACGCCGATGCCGGAGAACCCCGCCTCCTTCCTGGGCGCGTGGGAAGCCACCCCACGCCAGATCGCCAGTGCCTACACCATTTTCCCGAATGACGGCGTGCGCTACCGCACCTACCTGATCTCCGAGATCAAGGACAAGGAAGGCAACGTCCTCTACCCGAATCAGCCGCTCTCCTACCAGGCCGCGTCCTCCGGCTCCGCGTGGTCCATTTCGAAGATCCTCAACCAGGTGACCTCCACCGGCACCGCCGCCTCCGTCAAGAAGCTGGGCTTTGACAAACCCTGCGGCGGCAAGACGGGAACGACGAACGACTTCAAGGACGCCTGGTTCGCCGGATACACCTCCTCCCTCACCTGCGCGGTGTGGGTCGGCTTCGACCAGCCGAAAAAGACCATCCAGGGTGGCTACGGCGGCACCCTCGCCCTGCCGGTATGGGTGGACATCATGAAGACCGCGGACCGGCTGGGCTACAAGGCGGGCAACCTCACCACCAAGGTCAATCTGGTCGATTGCCGCCTGTGCCGGCTTTCCAGCAAACGCGCCACCGCCGGCTGCGAGGAAGCGGGCACCGCCTACAACGACTCCGTGCCCGCCGACATCGCCCTGCCCCGCGAAGACCTCTGCCCCATCCACCCAGCGCGGGCGCAGATCGTGCGCGAGGAAGATCTCAACGAGCCGCCCGCCGCCCCGCGTGCCAGGCCGGTACAGGATTCCCCCTCACCCCGCCCCGCGCAGCGCGAGGAACCACCCCGCCGCGCCGTCCCCGTCCAGGAAGAGCCCCGCATCCGCAGGGCACTGCCCGTGGAAGAGGAGCGTCCCGCCCTCCGGGCCGTGCCGGTTGAGGAGTGA
- a CDS encoding trypsin-like peptidase domain-containing protein has translation MKTPLVFTLVLGWSLAWLAAREPARNIEDLMNLERKVSDVAIKAMPATVALVSDKLGSSGSGVIVSEDGLILTAAHVIQGAKEISVVFPNGRQTEGKVLGANYSKDIGMVQILEKGPWPHMEQGVSKSLEAGDWVVAMGHAAGYDAARTPPIRFGRVMSKGPGNFLTTDCKLIGGDSGGPLYDLEGRVVGINSSIGVSLQNNNHAGIDGFKADWERLLAGESWGELQMNPLMNQERPVLGIRTAETRGRGVGVSSVSQDGPAAKAGLKRYDVIVSIDGTEIRDRSDLEENLIKRQAGDKVKVGVIRDDRTLELEAELVTLESLTKK, from the coding sequence ATGAAGACGCCCCTCGTATTCACCCTGGTTCTGGGATGGTCGCTGGCATGGCTGGCAGCCCGGGAGCCTGCCCGGAACATTGAAGACCTGATGAATCTGGAGCGGAAGGTTTCCGATGTCGCCATCAAGGCGATGCCGGCGACGGTGGCCCTGGTTTCCGACAAGCTCGGCTCGTCCGGTTCCGGTGTGATCGTCAGCGAGGACGGCCTGATCCTGACCGCCGCCCACGTCATCCAGGGGGCGAAGGAAATCAGCGTCGTCTTTCCGAATGGCAGGCAGACGGAGGGCAAGGTGCTGGGTGCCAACTATTCGAAGGACATCGGCATGGTCCAGATCCTGGAGAAAGGCCCGTGGCCGCACATGGAGCAAGGGGTTTCCAAAAGCCTTGAGGCCGGGGATTGGGTCGTGGCGATGGGGCATGCCGCCGGCTACGATGCCGCGCGCACCCCACCCATCCGCTTCGGGCGGGTGATGTCAAAGGGGCCGGGGAATTTCCTGACGACGGATTGCAAGCTCATCGGCGGTGACTCCGGCGGGCCGCTTTATGATCTGGAGGGCCGCGTGGTCGGGATCAATTCCTCCATCGGTGTTTCGCTCCAGAACAACAACCATGCCGGGATCGACGGATTCAAGGCGGACTGGGAACGGCTGCTGGCCGGTGAGTCGTGGGGGGAACTCCAGATGAACCCGCTGATGAACCAGGAGCGTCCGGTGCTGGGCATCAGGACGGCGGAAACCAGGGGGCGGGGCGTCGGTGTCTCCAGCGTGAGCCAGGATGGCCCGGCCGCCAAGGCGGGGCTCAAACGCTATGATGTCATCGTCTCCATCGATGGGACCGAGATCCGCGACCGCTCGGATCTTGAGGAAAACCTCATCAAACGGCAGGCGGGGGACAAGGTGAAGGTCGGCGTCATCCGGGATGACAGGACCCTCGAACTGGAGGCCGAACTTGTGACGCTGGAGTCGCTGACGAAGAAATAA
- a CDS encoding PDZ domain-containing protein has translation MKPLPLLLSLLLVPGLLPAQFPGQRQQREEVDIPLLTPAERKTVEQQREEFAKAVGPALSAASRSTVRIWYKGPRREVRAAYGTVIGDGTKILTKWSQVMKAVDDFRVEDGNREVRPVKITGVYKEEDLAILTIEGAPLTPVKWTAAPLDLGGFLVAAQPDGRPAGYGVVSVLERNLRTESRGFLGVTGDVNHSGTGVKIGGVTEGSGAGAAGLKAGDVILKVGDREISGFSELQNALWGAKPGTEVELTIRKGNREENVKVILGSRPEMQQFAEGRLMQMERMGSRLNEVRDEFSSVVETDMVIEPEQAGGPVANLKGEVVGITMSRSGRTRSYVMPAAAIEVLLKQASTDPALAATERNEEREQQLALRAREAQGAPRARIVEPDEFQKMQRHQSDMGKLAERIQSELEALERGE, from the coding sequence ATGAAACCACTTCCCCTGCTTTTGTCCCTCCTCCTGGTGCCAGGGCTGTTGCCCGCCCAGTTCCCGGGCCAGCGGCAACAGCGGGAGGAGGTTGATATCCCCCTGCTCACCCCCGCCGAGCGGAAGACCGTGGAACAGCAGCGCGAGGAATTCGCCAAGGCGGTTGGCCCCGCCCTTTCCGCCGCCTCCAGATCAACCGTCCGCATCTGGTACAAGGGGCCGCGCCGTGAGGTCAGGGCCGCGTATGGCACCGTGATCGGGGATGGCACGAAGATCCTCACGAAATGGAGCCAGGTCATGAAGGCGGTGGACGACTTTCGCGTGGAGGACGGGAACCGGGAGGTCCGTCCTGTTAAAATCACCGGCGTGTACAAGGAGGAGGACCTCGCCATCCTCACCATCGAGGGTGCCCCGCTCACCCCGGTGAAGTGGACCGCAGCTCCCCTGGATCTCGGCGGCTTCCTCGTCGCCGCCCAGCCGGACGGCCGTCCGGCCGGCTACGGGGTGGTCAGTGTGCTGGAGCGGAATCTCCGCACGGAGAGCCGTGGCTTTTTGGGGGTTACCGGGGATGTCAATCACAGCGGCACCGGCGTGAAGATCGGTGGTGTGACCGAAGGCTCCGGAGCGGGTGCGGCGGGCCTCAAGGCCGGAGATGTGATTCTGAAAGTGGGTGACCGGGAGATTTCCGGCTTCAGCGAACTCCAGAACGCCCTCTGGGGAGCGAAGCCGGGCACCGAGGTCGAACTCACCATCCGCAAGGGAAACCGTGAGGAAAACGTCAAGGTCATCCTCGGCAGCCGTCCGGAAATGCAGCAGTTCGCGGAGGGCAGGCTCATGCAGATGGAGCGGATGGGCAGCCGCCTCAATGAGGTGCGGGATGAATTTTCCAGCGTGGTCGAGACGGACATGGTCATCGAGCCGGAACAGGCCGGTGGTCCGGTGGCCAACCTCAAGGGGGAAGTGGTGGGCATCACCATGTCACGCTCCGGGCGCACCCGTTCCTACGTCATGCCCGCCGCGGCGATCGAGGTCTTGTTGAAGCAGGCCTCCACGGATCCCGCGCTCGCCGCCACCGAACGCAACGAGGAGCGGGAGCAGCAGCTCGCCCTGCGGGCGCGTGAGGCCCAGGGCGCCCCACGTGCCAGGATCGTGGAGCCGGATGAGTTCCAGAAAATGCAGCGTCACCAAAGTGACATGGGCAAGCTCGCGGAGCGCATCCAGTCGGAGCTGGAGGCACTGGAGAGAGGGGAATGA
- a CDS encoding heme-dependent peroxidase, whose translation MSSKEITPIVPREGWHVMHLFYHVDHAQWSLFSDEEKRQAKTRLTELVQEIRATPDTHLLIFSVATPKADLGFMLLTPDLQVANAYEKQLTLSLGPEILTPAYSYLSQTESSEYTTTREQYAAETLVAEKGLTEGSEEFEKALKEFDERMAHYLKHRLYPVLPDWPVICFYPMSKRRTGNDNWYSLDYDARRELMSGHARVGRTYSGRILQLITGSTGLDEYEWGVTLLAKDTIDVKAIVYEMRFDEVSARYAEFGDFYIGMQLPLDVLFRRICL comes from the coding sequence ATGTCCTCGAAGGAAATCACCCCGATCGTGCCGCGCGAAGGCTGGCACGTCATGCACCTGTTCTACCACGTTGACCATGCCCAGTGGTCGCTTTTCAGCGATGAGGAGAAGCGCCAGGCGAAGACCCGCCTGACCGAACTGGTCCAGGAAATCCGCGCCACCCCGGACACCCACCTGTTGATCTTCTCCGTGGCGACACCGAAGGCGGATCTCGGCTTCATGCTGCTGACCCCGGACCTCCAGGTGGCGAATGCCTATGAAAAGCAACTCACGCTTTCCCTGGGACCGGAGATCCTGACCCCGGCCTATTCCTACCTTTCCCAGACGGAAAGCTCCGAATACACCACCACCCGCGAGCAATACGCCGCGGAAACGCTGGTCGCCGAAAAGGGCCTCACGGAAGGAAGCGAGGAGTTCGAAAAGGCACTCAAGGAGTTCGACGAGCGGATGGCCCACTACCTGAAACACCGGCTCTACCCGGTGCTGCCTGACTGGCCGGTGATCTGCTTCTACCCGATGTCCAAGCGCCGCACCGGCAACGACAACTGGTACTCCCTGGACTACGATGCACGCCGCGAACTGATGAGCGGCCACGCCCGCGTGGGCCGCACGTATTCCGGCCGGATCCTCCAGCTCATCACCGGCTCAACCGGCCTGGATGAATATGAATGGGGTGTCACCCTGCTGGCGAAGGACACCATCGACGTGAAGGCGATCGTGTACGAAATGCGCTTTGACGAAGTGTCCGCCCGGTATGCCGAGTTCGGGGACTTCTACATCGGCATGCAGCTCCCGCTGGACGTGCTGTTCCGCCGGATCTGCCTCTGA
- a CDS encoding ferredoxin, whose protein sequence is MADIEDKNVENVSGKFYVDSQCIDCDLCRETAPNNFTRADDEGYSFVYKQPENEEEESQCVEAMEGCPVEAIGDNG, encoded by the coding sequence ATGGCGGACATCGAAGACAAGAATGTGGAGAACGTATCCGGCAAGTTCTACGTGGACAGCCAGTGCATCGACTGCGATCTGTGCCGGGAAACCGCACCGAACAACTTCACCCGTGCGGATGACGAGGGGTATTCCTTCGTCTACAAGCAGCCGGAGAACGAAGAGGAGGAATCCCAGTGCGTGGAGGCCATGGAAGGCTGCCCGGTCGAAGCCATCGGTGACAATGGCTAG
- a CDS encoding DUF721 domain-containing protein: MARPPRKRGSGDTARHAAIREEILREWRGGDEADDLTAGIHLASKWVDAVLRATGTHDGLHEDQVRSAWKELAGDFISRHAEPVSVKDGHLVLRVTQPAMRFHLEQMKPMLLTRIREQLGAERIKSVKFTLG; the protein is encoded by the coding sequence ATGGCTAGACCCCCCAGAAAGCGGGGGAGTGGAGATACAGCGCGGCACGCGGCCATCCGCGAGGAAATCCTGCGCGAATGGCGCGGCGGGGATGAGGCGGACGACCTCACCGCCGGGATCCACCTGGCCTCGAAGTGGGTGGATGCCGTCCTCCGGGCCACCGGCACCCATGACGGCCTCCATGAAGACCAGGTCCGGAGCGCCTGGAAGGAGCTCGCCGGTGATTTCATTTCACGCCACGCGGAGCCGGTATCGGTCAAGGACGGCCATCTGGTCCTGCGGGTGACCCAGCCCGCGATGCGCTTCCATCTGGAGCAGATGAAGCCCATGCTGCTCACCCGCATCCGCGAGCAGCTCGGTGCGGAGCGGATCAAATCCGTCAAATTCACTCTGGGCTGA
- a CDS encoding NUDIX domain-containing protein — protein MFRNLIFDWSGTIVDDLGPVIEATNFVLGKYGIGPMDREEFRRRFRLPYREFYDELLPGIALEELEEHFRPAFDGATSTVFVLPHAREKLDWCRELGIRTFVLTSMDAVAFARQLDEFGLKGHFEATYAGVLDKRQLIHRILETHGLAPEETAFVGDMIHDVETARHAGIASIAVLTGYNHPEVLAAVRPDLTVPDLGVLRGVLSKRKSSRPVSTVGALVHDGAGKVLMIRTHKWGNRWGIPGGKIERGEPSEDALRRELREETGLEISDIRFVMVQDCIDSPEFMRPEHFILLNYVARASGTDVTLNDEAQEYRWVSPAEAFGLDLNEPTRLLLQEILSKNLLP, from the coding sequence ATGTTCCGCAATCTCATTTTCGACTGGTCCGGCACCATCGTGGACGACCTCGGCCCGGTTATAGAGGCCACTAATTTCGTCCTCGGGAAATACGGCATCGGTCCCATGGACCGGGAGGAGTTCCGGCGGCGGTTCCGCCTGCCCTACCGGGAGTTCTATGACGAGCTGCTGCCCGGCATCGCCCTGGAGGAGCTGGAGGAACATTTCCGCCCGGCCTTCGACGGGGCGACGTCCACGGTCTTCGTCCTTCCGCACGCCCGGGAGAAGCTCGACTGGTGCCGGGAGCTGGGCATCCGCACCTTCGTCCTCACCTCCATGGATGCCGTCGCCTTCGCCCGGCAGTTGGATGAGTTCGGCCTGAAAGGCCACTTCGAGGCGACCTACGCCGGCGTGCTGGACAAGCGCCAGTTGATCCACCGCATTCTGGAAACCCACGGCCTCGCCCCGGAGGAAACCGCCTTCGTCGGGGACATGATCCATGATGTGGAGACGGCCCGGCACGCGGGCATCGCCTCCATCGCCGTGCTCACCGGCTACAATCATCCGGAGGTGCTCGCCGCCGTCCGCCCGGACCTCACCGTGCCGGATCTGGGCGTGCTGCGGGGTGTCCTGTCGAAGCGGAAATCCTCCCGTCCCGTCTCCACCGTCGGCGCGCTGGTCCATGACGGTGCCGGAAAGGTGCTCATGATCCGCACCCACAAGTGGGGGAACCGCTGGGGCATCCCCGGCGGGAAGATCGAGCGGGGTGAGCCATCCGAGGATGCCCTCCGGCGTGAGTTGAGGGAGGAGACCGGATTGGAAATTTCGGACATCCGCTTCGTCATGGTGCAGGACTGCATCGACTCGCCCGAGTTCATGCGGCCGGAGCATTTCATCCTGCTGAACTACGTCGCACGGGCATCCGGCACGGACGTCACCCTCAACGATGAGGCCCAGGAATACCGCTGGGTTTCCCCGGCGGAGGCCTTCGGACTGGATCTGAACGAACCCACGCGCCTCCTGCTCCAGGAAATCCTTTCCAAGAACCTGCTGCCATGA
- a CDS encoding dihydroneopterin aldolase: MTQPDQIEIRRLKVSAHIGVPDEERAEAQTLLLTIRMTPSRSFDDLADDISRTTDYYAVSLEIEALAAEKPRRLIETLAVEVAEHLLTHHPLERVAVSIEKHILPNTECVAVHVERGR, from the coding sequence ATGACCCAGCCCGACCAGATCGAGATCCGCCGCCTCAAGGTTTCCGCCCACATCGGTGTGCCGGATGAGGAACGGGCGGAGGCGCAGACCCTCCTGCTCACCATCCGGATGACGCCCAGCCGCAGCTTCGATGACCTGGCAGACGATATTTCCCGGACCACCGACTACTACGCCGTGTCATTGGAGATCGAGGCGCTCGCCGCGGAGAAACCGCGCCGCCTGATCGAGACGCTCGCGGTGGAGGTCGCGGAACACCTTCTGACACATCATCCTTTGGAACGTGTGGCGGTCAGCATTGAAAAGCATATCCTCCCCAACACGGAGTGCGTCGCGGTGCATGTTGAGCGGGGGAGGTGA